One Candidatus Planktophila limnetica DNA segment encodes these proteins:
- a CDS encoding Rne/Rng family ribonuclease: protein MAIEPKTPRKRAAKKASSKKSDAVENTDAPEAKSATKKKSASIPVPMFQAAPVAEKTARQVKKAAPEPVSEESGDDDSGAGRNRRRRRGGRGRRKGGADTANAQNESSTTQEDQDSEESTTHRRRRRRRATGDGVVAGETVEEDGVKTVVKVREVRERTPRVDARRGRRDRAERPERREYREPYRRRGTVITDSEFLARRENVDREMVVRQIDDRIQIAVIEDKVMVEHYVNRNSNVSYVGNVYLGRVQNVLPSMEAAFVDIGKGRNAVLYAGEVNWDAAGISESEPRKIEMVLKTGQPVLVQVTKDPIGQKGARLTSQISLPGRYVVYVPGGGMSGISRSLPEQERTRLKAILKDLIPEGAGVIVRTAAEGASEEEITNDVARLKSLWDDIYQKSENPNFHAPTALYSEPDLAIRVIRDIFNEDFRKLIVQGSQAYEEINNYLGFIAPELVSKLEKYTGTGDLFAEYRVEEQLAKAFDRKVYLPSGGSLVIDRTEAMIVIDVNTGKFIGKGGNLEETVTKNNIEAAEEIARQLRLRDLGGIVVIDFIDMILESNREAVLRRLVECLGRDRTKHQVAEVTSLGLVQMTRKRVGQGLIEAFSTTCDSCSGRGIHIHTEPVKMKAPMPQVNSQSAIHEDVEEEGATGHEFIEVQNDDSSNVPEVKKGLKVGGRKRRRAVSTGVVTPGSGE from the coding sequence ATGGCTATTGAGCCAAAAACGCCGCGCAAACGTGCGGCTAAGAAAGCTAGTTCCAAGAAATCTGATGCAGTCGAAAACACTGACGCACCAGAGGCCAAGAGTGCAACGAAGAAAAAGTCTGCCTCCATTCCAGTTCCGATGTTTCAAGCTGCGCCGGTTGCGGAAAAAACTGCACGCCAGGTAAAGAAAGCGGCTCCTGAACCCGTCTCAGAAGAATCAGGTGATGATGATTCAGGTGCAGGTAGAAATCGCCGTCGCCGTCGTGGGGGACGTGGTCGCAGAAAAGGCGGCGCCGATACTGCAAATGCACAAAATGAGAGTTCAACAACACAAGAAGATCAAGATTCAGAAGAATCCACTACACATCGCCGTCGTCGCCGTCGTCGCGCCACAGGAGATGGTGTCGTTGCCGGTGAAACCGTTGAAGAAGATGGTGTAAAAACTGTTGTTAAGGTGCGAGAAGTTCGTGAGCGCACTCCACGAGTTGATGCTCGTCGTGGTCGTCGCGATCGCGCAGAACGTCCAGAACGACGTGAGTATCGCGAACCGTATCGTCGTCGCGGCACAGTCATCACAGATTCCGAATTTCTAGCACGTCGAGAAAATGTTGATCGCGAAATGGTTGTTCGCCAGATAGATGATCGTATTCAAATTGCAGTTATCGAAGACAAAGTCATGGTCGAGCACTATGTAAATAGAAATAGCAATGTTTCATACGTCGGAAACGTCTATCTCGGACGCGTGCAAAACGTCTTGCCTTCGATGGAAGCTGCCTTCGTAGATATTGGTAAGGGCAGAAATGCTGTGTTGTACGCGGGTGAAGTCAATTGGGATGCAGCAGGCATTTCTGAATCCGAACCACGCAAGATTGAAATGGTTTTAAAAACTGGTCAGCCAGTACTTGTTCAAGTAACCAAAGATCCAATCGGACAAAAGGGTGCTCGTCTTACTAGCCAAATTTCTCTTCCTGGTCGCTATGTTGTTTATGTTCCTGGCGGTGGAATGAGTGGAATTAGTCGCAGCCTTCCTGAACAAGAACGCACACGTCTGAAAGCAATTCTCAAAGACTTAATTCCTGAAGGCGCTGGCGTCATTGTTCGCACAGCAGCAGAGGGTGCTTCAGAAGAAGAGATTACAAATGACGTTGCTCGCTTAAAATCTCTGTGGGATGACATCTACCAAAAATCTGAGAATCCAAACTTCCACGCACCTACTGCTCTGTACTCAGAGCCAGATCTTGCTATTCGAGTTATTCGAGACATCTTTAATGAAGATTTCCGCAAGCTCATAGTTCAGGGATCTCAGGCGTATGAGGAGATCAATAATTACCTCGGATTTATTGCACCTGAATTGGTTTCTAAGCTAGAAAAATACACAGGAACCGGTGACTTGTTTGCCGAATATCGCGTGGAAGAACAACTAGCTAAGGCATTTGATCGCAAGGTGTATCTACCTTCAGGTGGTTCCCTCGTTATCGATCGAACCGAAGCGATGATTGTTATTGACGTGAACACCGGTAAATTTATCGGTAAGGGTGGAAACCTAGAAGAAACTGTTACGAAAAATAACATAGAAGCAGCAGAGGAAATCGCTCGCCAGCTTCGCCTTCGTGACTTAGGTGGAATTGTTGTCATCGACTTCATCGACATGATTCTTGAATCAAACCGTGAAGCAGTTCTACGTAGATTAGTTGAGTGCTTAGGTCGCGATAGAACCAAGCACCAGGTCGCAGAAGTAACATCACTTGGTCTCGTTCAGATGACTCGCAAGCGCGTTGGGCAAGGACTTATCGAAGCGTTTTCAACAACATGTGATTCTTGCTCTGGTCGAGGAATTCACATTCATACAGAACCTGTGAAGATGAAGGCTCCTATGCCACAAGTTAATTCACAATCTGCAATTCATGAAGATGTTGAAGAAGAAGGCGCAACCGGACATGAATTCATAGAAGTTCAAAATGATGATTCATCGAATGTGCCAGAAGTGAAGAAGGGCTTAAAAGTGGGTGGCCGTAAACGCCGTCGTGCTGTGAGTACTGGAGTAGTCACTCCTGGCTCAGGAGAATGA
- the rodA gene encoding rod shape-determining protein RodA, whose amino-acid sequence MSSLSSRSIYRRRSRGSVVAGFDPILTAAVAALLIIGTLLVYAATRDWYAANNLDPEYYLKRHVLNILIGVLLAWGTTIIDYRLLRAYTPIVWGLGVLGLIIVLIPGLGAEVNGAKAWIALPGGFQIQPAELVKISIIVGMSMILSERSHDSDVPTTQDVLQALVVAGLPVLLILFQPDMGTVFIISASVVTIIAISGAPSRWVVALLLIAVLGAFGATKAGVINSYQVKRLQSFVNPTADTQGSGYQLRQARITVGSGGLLGTGLFNGPQTNGRFVPEQQTDFIFTVAGEELGFLGSAGIVLLYLIILMRAFAIARRASDPYGRLVATGVTAWFAFQIFENIGMTLGLMPMTGVPLPFLSYGGSSMFATLIGFGLLQNVHARHR is encoded by the coding sequence ATGAGCTCACTTTCATCTCGCAGTATTTATCGACGAAGATCTCGTGGTTCGGTTGTGGCAGGTTTCGATCCAATACTTACAGCAGCAGTGGCAGCACTTTTAATCATCGGAACGCTATTGGTATATGCGGCAACACGTGATTGGTATGCAGCAAATAATTTAGATCCTGAGTATTACCTCAAGCGCCATGTTCTCAATATATTAATTGGGGTTTTGCTGGCATGGGGAACAACAATTATTGATTATCGATTATTGCGTGCCTACACACCAATTGTGTGGGGATTAGGTGTGCTGGGATTAATCATCGTGTTAATTCCCGGTCTTGGTGCTGAAGTAAATGGCGCAAAAGCGTGGATTGCTCTTCCTGGTGGATTTCAAATTCAACCTGCAGAGTTAGTAAAGATTTCCATCATTGTTGGAATGTCCATGATTTTGTCTGAACGCTCTCATGACAGTGATGTGCCCACAACCCAAGATGTTTTACAAGCGTTGGTTGTGGCTGGTCTTCCAGTGCTTTTGATTTTGTTTCAGCCTGACATGGGTACTGTTTTTATCATCAGTGCATCTGTTGTCACGATTATTGCAATTTCTGGTGCGCCATCTCGTTGGGTAGTTGCGCTACTTCTTATTGCGGTTCTGGGCGCCTTTGGGGCGACGAAAGCTGGAGTGATAAATTCATATCAGGTCAAGCGCTTGCAATCATTTGTAAATCCAACGGCTGACACCCAAGGAAGTGGCTATCAATTACGTCAGGCGCGCATCACCGTGGGTTCCGGTGGACTCCTAGGAACTGGTTTATTTAATGGGCCTCAAACAAATGGTCGCTTTGTTCCTGAACAGCAGACAGACTTTATTTTCACGGTAGCCGGTGAAGAACTCGGTTTTCTAGGAAGCGCCGGAATAGTACTTCTGTATTTGATTATTTTGATGAGAGCCTTTGCCATTGCACGAAGAGCGAGTGATCCCTATGGGCGACTTGTTGCAACCGGTGTCACGGCGTGGTTTGCATTTCAAATATTTGAAAATATAGGAATGACACTTGGATTAATGCCTATGACTGGTGTTCCTTTGCCATTTCTTTCATACGGTGGCTCAAGCATGTTTGCAACCCTGATCGGGTTTGGTTTATTGCAAAATGTGCATGCGCGTCATCGTTAA
- the obgE gene encoding GTPase ObgE, which translates to MATFVDRVTLYATAGKGGDGCVSVKREKFKPLGGPDGGNGGRGGDVILVVDPNVTTLLDFHHSPHRKATSGHQGYGDRKDGVFGEDLILGVPNGTVIYDTQGVLLADLVGIGTTFIAAQGGHGGLGNLALSSSKRRAPGFALLGEPGEERTLQLELKSVADIALVGFPSAGKSSLIASISAARPKIADYPFTTLVPNLGVVQAGDTRFTVADVPGLIPGASQGKGLGLEFLRHVERCVALVHVLDCGTLETDRNPIIDLEVIENELAIYGGLEDRTRIVALNKIDLPDGKAMSDMVAQTLRDKGYDVYPVSAASREGLTELTYAMARLIQKARLEAKTEERTRIILRPTPVDDSGFTVKANADGSFTVRGNKVLRWVRQTNFKNAEAIGYLADRLAQLGVEKELYKQGAVAGSEVRIGSGENEVVFDWEPTIEAGAEQLAGHLHRRGEDSRLDSTWKPEREINVLSDDEIASQWEYNVSDPHSPKLVEVDEEGEQ; encoded by the coding sequence ATGGCAACTTTTGTTGATCGCGTGACTCTCTATGCCACAGCAGGAAAAGGTGGCGATGGATGCGTCTCTGTTAAACGTGAAAAATTCAAACCACTAGGTGGCCCAGATGGTGGCAATGGTGGACGCGGTGGAGATGTAATTTTAGTTGTAGATCCAAACGTCACAACACTGTTGGATTTTCACCATTCACCACATCGCAAAGCAACATCTGGTCATCAAGGTTACGGTGATCGCAAAGATGGAGTATTTGGTGAAGATTTAATTCTTGGTGTTCCAAATGGCACCGTTATCTATGACACTCAAGGAGTACTTCTTGCTGACCTTGTTGGCATTGGTACAACTTTTATTGCAGCCCAAGGTGGCCATGGTGGTTTAGGAAATTTAGCTCTTTCATCATCAAAGCGCCGCGCACCTGGTTTTGCTTTGCTCGGCGAACCAGGTGAAGAGCGCACGTTACAGCTCGAACTTAAATCTGTTGCAGACATTGCATTAGTTGGTTTTCCAAGTGCTGGAAAATCTTCGCTCATTGCATCAATCTCAGCTGCACGTCCAAAGATTGCTGATTATCCATTTACAACGCTCGTTCCAAATCTTGGCGTAGTCCAAGCAGGTGATACACGCTTTACTGTTGCAGATGTTCCAGGACTTATTCCTGGTGCGAGCCAAGGAAAAGGATTGGGCTTGGAATTTCTGCGTCACGTTGAACGATGCGTTGCACTAGTTCACGTATTGGATTGTGGAACTCTTGAAACTGATCGAAACCCAATTATTGATCTAGAAGTTATTGAAAATGAATTAGCAATTTATGGCGGGCTAGAAGATAGAACGCGCATTGTTGCCCTCAATAAAATTGATTTACCTGATGGCAAAGCTATGTCAGATATGGTTGCACAAACACTTCGCGATAAAGGTTATGACGTTTATCCAGTCTCGGCTGCTTCTCGCGAAGGACTTACAGAGCTGACCTATGCAATGGCTCGTCTGATTCAAAAAGCTCGACTCGAAGCTAAAACTGAGGAGCGCACAAGAATTATTCTGCGACCAACTCCAGTAGATGATTCAGGATTTACCGTTAAAGCTAATGCTGATGGTTCCTTTACTGTGCGCGGCAACAAAGTTCTTCGCTGGGTTCGCCAAACCAACTTTAAGAACGCCGAAGCTATTGGATATCTCGCAGATCGCCTTGCACAGTTAGGAGTTGAAAAAGAGTTATACAAGCAAGGCGCAGTAGCAGGAAGTGAAGTTCGAATTGGTTCGGGAGAAAACGAAGTTGTCTTTGATTGGGAACCAACGATTGAAGCAGGAGCTGAGCAATTGGCTGGACATTTGCATCGACGCGGAGAAGATTCACGCCTTGATTCAACCTGGAAACCAGAGCGCGAAATCAATGTGCTCAGCGATGATGAAATTGCGAGTCAATGGGAATACAACGTGAGTGACCCACATTCGCCTAAACTTGTCGAAGTGGACGAAGAGGGTGAGCAATGA
- the gatC gene encoding Asp-tRNA(Asn)/Glu-tRNA(Gln) amidotransferase subunit GatC yields MSSLSRDDVANLARLARIEMTDQELENLTTEFGVILNAVARVQEVATTDVAATSHPLPLKNIFRSDVVIPSLTPEEALSGAPASEEQRFRVPQILGEEA; encoded by the coding sequence ATGAGTTCACTTTCCCGTGATGACGTAGCCAACTTAGCTCGTTTGGCTCGAATCGAGATGACGGATCAAGAACTCGAAAATCTCACAACAGAGTTTGGTGTAATTCTTAACGCCGTAGCGCGTGTACAAGAAGTTGCTACAACAGATGTGGCTGCGACATCTCATCCACTGCCGCTTAAAAACATATTTAGAAGCGATGTAGTAATTCCAAGCTTGACTCCAGAGGAAGCACTCTCTGGAGCGCCTGCAAGTGAAGAACAACGTTTCCGTGTTCCGCAAATTCTTGGTGAAGAAGCATGA
- the proB gene encoding glutamate 5-kinase, which produces MSRDAVTKAKRVVIKIGSSSLTGAAGSALDDSSVEKIVSVVADLKSRGAEVLVVSSGAIAAGLAPLGLTTRPKDLATQQAAASVGQGLLIARYTEHLARHKITASQVLLTTEDIIRRSHYQNAQRTLTKLISLGVVPIINENDSVGTQEIRFGDNDRLAALVALLVNADLLVLVSDIDALYDAPPTQAGAKAIHEVMKISDIDSLTLGGAGSAGVGSGGMVTKVEAARISTSAGIAMLLTSLKESAQTLSGSSLGTLFHAQANKSNSRMLWLAHASTPRGRLILDAGAVTAILERGVSLLPAGVTAVQGEFISGDAVELASADGKVIARGLVAFDSEEIPAMLGRSTKELAQSLGPEYERELVHRDDLVLL; this is translated from the coding sequence ATGAGTCGCGATGCAGTAACAAAGGCTAAACGCGTTGTCATAAAAATTGGCTCTTCATCCCTTACAGGGGCTGCAGGTTCTGCTCTAGATGATTCATCTGTTGAAAAAATTGTTAGCGTCGTAGCGGATTTAAAATCTCGAGGCGCCGAAGTTCTAGTTGTTTCATCTGGTGCAATTGCTGCCGGTTTAGCACCCCTTGGATTAACAACTCGTCCAAAAGATCTTGCAACACAACAAGCGGCAGCATCAGTGGGGCAGGGCTTATTGATAGCAAGATACACAGAGCATTTAGCTCGCCATAAAATTACAGCTTCTCAAGTTCTTCTTACAACCGAAGACATTATTCGTCGCTCGCATTATCAGAATGCTCAAAGAACTCTAACGAAATTGATCTCACTCGGAGTTGTTCCAATCATTAATGAAAATGACTCAGTTGGAACACAGGAAATTCGCTTTGGCGATAATGATCGACTTGCAGCACTTGTGGCGCTACTCGTCAACGCTGATCTTCTTGTGTTGGTTTCAGATATTGATGCGCTCTATGACGCTCCGCCAACTCAAGCTGGAGCAAAAGCAATCCACGAAGTGATGAAAATCTCTGACATAGATTCATTAACTTTGGGGGGCGCAGGATCTGCCGGTGTTGGAAGTGGCGGAATGGTGACCAAAGTTGAAGCAGCCCGAATTTCAACGAGTGCTGGAATTGCAATGCTTCTGACATCTCTTAAGGAATCTGCTCAAACCCTGTCGGGAAGTTCACTTGGAACTCTATTTCATGCCCAAGCGAATAAATCTAATTCGCGTATGTTGTGGCTGGCTCATGCATCAACACCACGAGGTCGACTTATTCTCGATGCCGGAGCAGTGACTGCAATTTTAGAACGTGGAGTTTCTTTATTGCCTGCCGGAGTTACAGCAGTTCAGGGAGAGTTTATTTCTGGCGATGCAGTTGAATTGGCAAGTGCTGATGGCAAAGTTATTGCGCGAGGGCTAGTTGCATTCGATAGCGAAGAAATCCCTGCAATGTTAGGTCGATCAACAAAGGAACTTGCTCAAAGCCTTGGACCAGAATACGAACGCGAGCTTGTGCATCGCGATGATTTAGTTCTGCTCTGA
- a CDS encoding serine hydrolase domain-containing protein produces MSKLIRVLRNIVIGLVVFYLALFGLTKAIRYPEPIAAIKLGLAPASKTPDLMPGHWIKSQANPSMAWSVANSENPTVVTWDGEKISFDEFLSKTKTNAFIIIRNGEITFEKYLNGKSKESRLPSYSAAKTMTSIMIGQLITQGKLKESDTFVSILPEFKNGTSFDAVTIQHLLDMQSGIGVSDNYPTGPSGWGVAIAQMYASTDLNWFLKNNRKMAQEPGTHPEYRSVDTQLLGLVIHKLTGMKVADYFSENVWKPIGAEYDAYWNVDHVGGQEKTFCCFNAAARDYARVGQMLLNPAGIKIDNKEIISPMWMKRLTNPVTTLDHNWGYSAQVWHPFPGTTMLLGLHGQYVYTDPNYQVVIVKLSDEPTDNGDFEELTAAVLKEISEQN; encoded by the coding sequence GTGTCCAAATTAATTCGAGTTCTGCGAAACATCGTCATCGGTCTAGTCGTTTTCTATCTTGCGCTCTTTGGCTTAACCAAAGCCATTAGATATCCAGAGCCGATAGCAGCAATCAAATTGGGCTTAGCTCCTGCCTCAAAAACTCCTGACTTAATGCCCGGGCATTGGATTAAATCACAAGCTAATCCATCAATGGCTTGGAGTGTTGCAAATTCAGAAAATCCCACTGTTGTCACGTGGGATGGTGAAAAGATTTCATTTGATGAATTCTTATCTAAAACAAAAACAAATGCCTTCATCATTATCAGAAATGGTGAAATAACCTTCGAAAAATACTTAAACGGAAAATCCAAAGAATCTAGGCTTCCTTCTTATTCTGCAGCAAAAACTATGACTTCAATAATGATCGGACAACTTATCACCCAAGGTAAGTTAAAAGAGAGTGATACTTTTGTAAGTATCTTGCCTGAGTTTAAAAATGGCACAAGTTTTGATGCTGTAACAATTCAACATTTGCTAGATATGCAAAGTGGAATTGGCGTCAGCGATAACTATCCAACTGGCCCATCGGGCTGGGGTGTAGCAATTGCGCAGATGTATGCGTCAACTGATTTAAATTGGTTCTTAAAAAACAATCGCAAAATGGCACAAGAACCGGGGACCCACCCTGAGTATCGAAGCGTTGATACTCAATTATTGGGATTAGTTATTCACAAGCTCACGGGCATGAAGGTCGCAGATTATTTCTCAGAAAATGTCTGGAAACCAATTGGTGCAGAATATGACGCGTATTGGAATGTCGACCACGTTGGTGGACAAGAAAAAACCTTCTGCTGTTTCAATGCTGCGGCAAGAGATTATGCGCGCGTTGGGCAGATGCTGCTTAACCCAGCGGGTATAAAAATAGATAACAAAGAGATTATTTCGCCCATGTGGATGAAAAGACTTACTAATCCGGTGACAACACTGGATCACAACTGGGGATATAGCGCACAGGTCTGGCACCCATTCCCAGGCACAACAATGTTGCTCGGTTTACATGGTCAGTACGTTTATACAGATCCAAATTATCAAGTTGTCATTGTTAAACTTAGTGATGAACCAACTGATAATGGCGACTTCGAAGAGCTAACTGCTGCAGTATTAAAGGAAATTTCAGAGCAGAACTAA
- a CDS encoding glutamate-5-semialdehyde dehydrogenase, which yields MDATAIVTELALKARAASRSLSTATGEQRSKALLGIADEIDKSSDFILAANAQDMARAQSEKMHPQTQDRLLLTAERIKGISSGVRQVAELENPLGKIIREKDLPNGLHLEQRTVPFGVVGMVYEARPNVSVDAAVILLASGNAALLRGSSSAAASNAALLKVMRDALAKTSISPEVIQLVPSDDRATVKALLHARGLVDLVIPRGSASLIRMVVDEATVPTIETGAGVCHVYVDEFADLSIALPILINSKTHRPSVCNAAETLLVHSKVAEEFMPVALKALKDAGVIIHCDETTLAIAKKNNVEATLATDENWCTEYGVLEMNVGVVGSVDEAIDHIAKFGTKHTEAIVTQSREVSDRFIAHSDCAAVMVNTSTRFTDGEQMGFGAEIGISNQKLHARGPMGLEAMTTTTWVVTGTGQIRS from the coding sequence ATGGACGCCACCGCAATAGTTACAGAGTTAGCACTGAAAGCACGTGCTGCTTCGCGTTCGCTGTCGACTGCGACAGGTGAGCAGCGATCAAAGGCGCTCTTGGGCATTGCAGATGAAATTGATAAATCCTCAGATTTCATTCTTGCAGCTAATGCGCAAGATATGGCACGAGCCCAGTCAGAAAAGATGCATCCACAAACTCAGGATCGATTATTACTAACGGCTGAGCGCATTAAGGGAATTTCCTCTGGCGTGCGCCAAGTGGCAGAACTTGAAAATCCGTTGGGCAAAATTATTCGTGAAAAAGATCTACCAAATGGTTTACATCTCGAACAACGCACTGTTCCTTTTGGTGTTGTCGGGATGGTCTATGAAGCACGTCCCAACGTCAGTGTGGACGCTGCAGTAATTCTTCTCGCATCGGGCAATGCTGCACTCTTGCGTGGCTCATCTTCGGCAGCCGCTAGCAACGCTGCACTTTTGAAAGTAATGCGTGATGCTCTTGCCAAGACATCTATTTCCCCAGAAGTTATTCAATTAGTACCTTCAGATGATCGGGCAACTGTGAAAGCGTTACTACATGCACGCGGTCTTGTTGATTTAGTTATTCCGCGCGGTAGTGCTTCGTTGATCAGAATGGTTGTTGATGAAGCCACAGTTCCAACGATTGAAACTGGCGCCGGCGTGTGTCATGTCTATGTTGATGAATTCGCAGATCTTTCAATCGCGCTGCCAATTCTTATCAATTCAAAGACTCACAGACCAAGTGTGTGTAATGCCGCTGAGACTCTTTTAGTCCATAGCAAAGTCGCAGAAGAATTCATGCCTGTGGCATTGAAGGCTCTCAAAGATGCAGGCGTGATAATTCATTGTGATGAAACAACACTAGCTATCGCTAAGAAAAATAACGTAGAAGCAACTCTGGCCACTGATGAAAATTGGTGCACTGAATACGGAGTGCTCGAAATGAATGTGGGAGTTGTTGGTAGCGTTGATGAAGCAATCGATCACATCGCAAAATTTGGAACAAAACACACTGAAGCGATCGTGACGCAATCGCGTGAAGTTTCTGACAGATTTATTGCACATTCAGATTGTGCGGCTGTAATGGTAAATACATCCACGCGATTCACAGATGGTGAGCAGATGGGCTTCGGAGCAGAAATTGGTATCTCTAATCAAAAATTGCACGCCCGTGGCCCAATGGGCTTGGAAGCAATGACCACAACTACCTGGGTCGTAACCGGCACTGGGCAAATTCGCAGTTAA
- the gatA gene encoding Asp-tRNA(Asn)/Glu-tRNA(Gln) amidotransferase subunit GatA, which translates to MIKNSAAEMSAALSSGATTSVALTQAHLDRISEVDGKVHAFLYVDTQGALEQAKKVDDARARGEKLGPLAGVPLALKDVLVQKGVPTTCGSKILEGWRPPYDSTVVTNLKNAGVVILGKTNMDEFAMGSSTENSAYGPTHNPWDLTRIPGGSGGGSSAALAAFEAPLAIGTDTGGSIRQPAAVTGTVGVKPTYGGVSRYGLVAFSSSLDQAGPCARTVLDTALLHEVIAGHDPRDSTSINAPVPQVVAAAKSGDVKGMKIGVVKELNGDGYQAGVRQRFEESLELLAQAGAEIVEVSAPNFEYALAAYYLIAPSECSSNLARFDAMRYGLRVGDTDGASAESVMNMTREVGFGREVKRRILLGTYALSSGYYDAYYGSAQKVRTLITQDFNKAFEKCDVMVSPTCPTTAFKIGEKANDPLAMYLNDIATIPVNMAGIGGMSVPSGVAPEDGLPVGFQIMSPVMQDQRMYSVGAALEAALLSKWGAPLLSQAPALGGVA; encoded by the coding sequence ATGATTAAGAATTCAGCGGCAGAAATGTCTGCAGCGCTTTCAAGTGGGGCCACAACTTCTGTGGCTCTCACGCAAGCACACCTCGATCGTATTTCAGAAGTTGATGGCAAAGTCCATGCTTTTTTATATGTTGATACTCAAGGCGCACTTGAACAAGCAAAAAAAGTTGATGATGCGCGAGCTCGTGGTGAAAAGTTAGGCCCACTCGCAGGGGTTCCACTTGCACTTAAAGATGTTCTTGTACAAAAAGGTGTACCAACTACGTGTGGATCGAAAATTCTCGAAGGATGGCGCCCGCCCTATGACTCCACGGTTGTCACGAATTTAAAAAACGCTGGTGTTGTAATTCTCGGCAAAACTAATATGGATGAATTCGCAATGGGTTCTTCAACTGAAAATTCTGCATATGGCCCAACTCATAATCCTTGGGATCTCACTCGTATCCCTGGTGGTTCAGGCGGTGGATCTTCCGCAGCTCTTGCAGCATTTGAAGCACCTCTTGCAATCGGAACTGACACTGGTGGTTCAATTCGCCAACCTGCTGCAGTAACCGGAACAGTTGGAGTTAAACCAACATACGGTGGAGTTTCTCGCTACGGACTCGTTGCTTTTTCTTCTTCCCTTGACCAAGCAGGTCCATGTGCGCGAACAGTTTTAGATACTGCGTTATTGCACGAAGTAATTGCAGGCCATGATCCAAGAGATTCAACGAGTATTAATGCACCAGTTCCACAAGTCGTAGCCGCAGCGAAAAGCGGTGATGTGAAGGGAATGAAGATAGGTGTTGTTAAAGAACTCAATGGTGATGGCTATCAAGCTGGAGTTCGCCAACGCTTTGAAGAGTCACTTGAATTACTAGCACAAGCTGGCGCAGAAATTGTTGAAGTATCAGCACCAAATTTTGAATACGCATTAGCTGCTTATTACTTAATTGCTCCTTCAGAGTGTTCATCTAACTTGGCACGCTTTGATGCGATGCGTTATGGATTGCGTGTGGGCGATACTGATGGTGCATCTGCTGAATCAGTTATGAATATGACTCGCGAAGTGGGTTTTGGTCGCGAAGTCAAGCGCCGTATTTTGCTCGGAACGTATGCGCTTTCTTCAGGTTATTACGATGCCTATTACGGAAGCGCTCAGAAAGTGCGAACACTGATTACTCAAGATTTCAACAAGGCTTTTGAAAAGTGTGATGTGATGGTCTCGCCAACATGTCCAACAACTGCATTTAAAATTGGCGAGAAAGCAAATGATCCACTTGCGATGTATCTCAATGACATTGCAACTATTCCCGTAAACATGGCTGGTATCGGTGGCATGAGTGTGCCAAGTGGTGTTGCACCAGAAGATGGCTTGCCAGTTGGATTTCAAATCATGTCACCTGTGATGCAAGACCAAAGAATGTATTCAGTTGGCGCCGCCCTTGAAGCCGCACTTCTGAGCAAATGGGGAGCACCATTGCTTTCACAAGCTCCTGCATTAGGTGGTGTTGCATGA
- the rpmA gene encoding 50S ribosomal protein L27: MASKKGVSSTRNGRDSNAQYLGIKRFGGQVVNSGEILVRQRGTKFHPGANVGRGKDDTLFALAAGAVEFGRARGRNVVNVVPVA; this comes from the coding sequence ATGGCAAGTAAAAAGGGTGTCTCCTCGACACGAAACGGTCGCGATTCAAATGCGCAGTACCTCGGTATTAAGCGCTTCGGTGGTCAGGTTGTTAACAGCGGCGAAATTCTTGTCCGCCAACGCGGAACGAAGTTTCACCCAGGTGCAAACGTGGGCCGTGGCAAAGATGACACACTCTTCGCTCTAGCAGCAGGAGCAGTTGAATTCGGTCGCGCTCGCGGTCGCAACGTAGTAAATGTGGTTCCAGTAGCGTAA
- the rplU gene encoding 50S ribosomal protein L21: MYAIVKAGGRQEKVTVGETIVIDHLDSKSGASVSFPAVLVVDGATVTSDPKALSSVKVTGEVIDDIKGPKIDILRYKNKTGYRRRQGFRTQHTRVKITAISI; this comes from the coding sequence GTGTACGCAATCGTGAAAGCTGGCGGACGCCAGGAGAAAGTCACTGTTGGAGAGACCATTGTTATCGATCACCTCGATAGCAAAAGTGGTGCATCAGTTTCATTTCCTGCTGTTCTAGTTGTCGATGGCGCAACTGTTACTTCAGATCCAAAGGCGCTCTCATCTGTCAAAGTAACTGGAGAAGTTATTGATGACATCAAGGGTCCAAAGATTGATATTTTGCGTTACAAGAACAAGACCGGTTACCGCCGTCGTCAAGGTTTTCGTACGCAACATACTCGCGTAAAAATTACGGCAATTAGTATCTAA